A single window of Candidatus Kryptoniota bacterium DNA harbors:
- a CDS encoding glycosyl hydrolase 53 family protein: protein MTEQSVVRGKWMMARVFSLSSMKLYRILVFSSVLLFHPQENIAQFANGADVGWLSQMEAMKYVFKDNSGVKMNCLDILKEKGINALRFRVWVNPSGGYCNKKDVAYMAHRADSMGFSVLIDFHMSDTWADPGHQTKPAAWASDSIAQLQTDVYNHVYSVLDTLKSIGVVPKWVQIGNETNDGMLWEDGRATTHMSNFAALIKSGYNAAKAVDSTIQVIVHLSNGHDDVMYRWMFDGLKNNGAKWDIIGMSVYPYWAGLSWATDDSLALVTMNDMIARYQTKVMVVEAGYLYNDPVNANHYLLDLIAKTKSVSGLGVFYWEPESYNWNGYQLGAWNPATEEPTAAMDAFLGISATLVRPPKNIPGYDFNIYPNPFNPSTTIEYELPAYSNISIVIYNVLGEEVARLVDGYENGGYHNITWSADNVSSGVYFCKMVSENFLALKKIVLLK from the coding sequence ATGACTGAACAGTCAGTTGTGAGAGGAAAATGGATGATGGCACGAGTATTTTCCCTGTCATCCATGAAACTCTATCGGATACTTGTGTTCTCCAGTGTGTTGCTTTTTCATCCTCAGGAAAACATTGCGCAATTTGCAAATGGCGCAGATGTCGGTTGGCTCTCGCAAATGGAGGCGATGAAATACGTGTTCAAGGATAATTCGGGAGTTAAGATGAACTGCCTGGATATTCTGAAGGAAAAAGGGATCAATGCACTCAGGTTCAGAGTATGGGTCAATCCGAGCGGCGGATACTGCAATAAAAAAGATGTGGCGTACATGGCTCACCGTGCTGACAGCATGGGTTTCAGTGTGTTGATAGACTTTCACATGAGCGATACCTGGGCTGATCCAGGCCACCAAACAAAACCAGCAGCCTGGGCGAGCGATTCAATTGCTCAACTACAAACAGATGTTTACAACCATGTTTACAGCGTTCTGGATACACTCAAATCAATCGGTGTAGTTCCAAAATGGGTGCAGATCGGGAATGAGACCAACGACGGCATGCTGTGGGAAGATGGAAGGGCAACGACTCACATGAGTAATTTTGCCGCCTTGATTAAGAGCGGTTATAATGCCGCAAAAGCTGTTGACAGCACAATCCAGGTAATTGTTCATTTATCAAACGGGCATGACGATGTAATGTACAGGTGGATGTTCGATGGCTTGAAAAACAACGGCGCCAAATGGGATATAATTGGAATGTCGGTGTACCCTTATTGGGCTGGTTTATCCTGGGCAACAGATGATAGCCTGGCACTGGTAACCATGAATGACATGATCGCAAGATATCAAACGAAAGTAATGGTGGTTGAAGCAGGCTATCTTTATAACGATCCGGTCAATGCAAATCATTATTTGTTGGATCTTATAGCGAAAACAAAATCGGTGAGTGGGCTGGGTGTCTTTTACTGGGAGCCTGAAAGTTATAATTGGAACGGTTATCAACTTGGGGCATGGAATCCCGCAACGGAGGAGCCCACAGCTGCCATGGATGCTTTCTTAGGAATAAGTGCTACTCTTGTTAGACCGCCAAAAAATATTCCAGGTTACGATTTCAATATCTATCCCAATCCATTTAATCCGAGCACGACAATCGAATATGAACTCCCTGCCTACTCAAATATTTCTATCGTTATATACAACGTGCTTGGCGAGGAAGTAGCCAGACTCGTCGACGGTTATGAGAACGGCGGTTATCACAATATAACCTGGTCGGCGGACAACGTTTCAAGCGGTGTGTATTTCTGCAAAATGGTATCAGAAAATTTCCTGGCACTGAAGAAGATTGTCTTGCTCAAATGA
- a CDS encoding PepSY-like domain-containing protein, whose translation MKNIGRVALEGFTLLVSFILVVDAGAKEKKITKKDVPPAVISAFTKAYPKAVVKGYSTETENGMTSYEVESMQGKMSLDVSYLADGTATEIEEGVPAKDLPDQVLKAVKTAYPHGNITRAEKKTTGTVVTYELRIKTGKTHAGMEIDPSGKIITHSKSSAKNDGEDED comes from the coding sequence ATGAAGAACATCGGACGCGTGGCTCTCGAAGGTTTTACCCTTCTTGTTTCATTTATACTGGTGGTTGACGCGGGTGCAAAGGAAAAGAAGATCACGAAGAAAGATGTTCCACCGGCTGTTATCTCAGCATTCACGAAAGCGTATCCCAAAGCAGTGGTCAAAGGCTACTCGACCGAGACTGAAAATGGGATGACCTCCTACGAGGTCGAGAGCATGCAAGGCAAAATGAGCCTGGATGTTTCGTATCTGGCAGATGGGACAGCCACTGAGATAGAAGAAGGTGTTCCGGCAAAGGATCTTCCGGATCAGGTATTGAAGGCAGTTAAAACAGCGTACCCCCATGGCAATATCACAAGGGCAGAGAAAAAGACCACTGGAACCGTGGTGACGTACGAATTGAGAATTAAAACGGGCAAGACTCATGCGGGGATGGAAATTGATCCATCCGGTAAGATAATCACACATTCGAAATCCAGCGCGAAGAACGATGGTGAGGACGAAGATTAG
- a CDS encoding tetratricopeptide repeat protein has product MKIWISILMLLSGLPLYSQSKTFVRSYTYLAGIGDNKMSSGTLALYNVKRALLQEISLYLQNTSADGSTEKASAFSRLDSGQICSILGGVTNTKIVNEHWNGKKYLIEASVSVNRTEVTKSISTIVNDRDKMKDLVITGWRADSAATLMDTLRELIAGEKDVSKRKEELAHYASAARILSASLWFEEGYGADVMKKRDKRILFFEKAIELDPEYSEAYHNLGLSYYSNGDTGKAISLFQKAIALNPGYSRAYDDLGFAYVGEDSIDKAIPMFNRAIELDANDSYGYDDLGYAYYKKGDLEKAIEFHETAIRIDPNDSYGYAALGHYYAVTDSVDKAIPLLQKAIELDPNNAFAYDNLGFVYADLDSVDKAIFLYKKAIGISPQHPRAFYNLGNAFSKKGNTDTAIVMYMKAIKLDPKFSSAYYNLGLAYDKKGETRKGADCLKKAALLGNKDAQSWLEQNGYAK; this is encoded by the coding sequence ATGAAAATCTGGATTTCTATTTTGATGCTCTTAAGCGGCCTGCCGCTGTATTCCCAGAGCAAAACGTTCGTTCGTAGTTACACTTATCTCGCGGGCATCGGTGATAATAAGATGTCCTCAGGTACCCTGGCACTTTATAATGTCAAGCGAGCACTCCTGCAAGAGATCAGTCTGTATTTACAGAACACCTCCGCCGACGGAAGCACGGAGAAGGCGAGTGCGTTCTCACGACTCGACAGCGGCCAGATATGTTCAATATTGGGCGGGGTTACTAACACAAAGATTGTGAATGAGCATTGGAATGGAAAGAAATATTTAATCGAGGCGTCTGTATCGGTGAATCGCACAGAAGTCACAAAATCGATTTCGACTATCGTAAATGACCGGGACAAAATGAAAGATCTCGTGATCACAGGTTGGAGAGCGGATTCGGCGGCCACACTCATGGATACTTTGCGGGAGTTGATTGCAGGAGAGAAGGATGTGAGCAAAAGGAAGGAAGAACTGGCTCACTATGCATCAGCCGCAAGAATTTTGTCTGCGAGCCTTTGGTTTGAGGAGGGATACGGCGCCGATGTGATGAAGAAGAGGGACAAGCGCATACTCTTCTTTGAAAAGGCAATTGAACTTGATCCGGAGTACTCCGAAGCTTACCACAATTTAGGACTTTCATACTACTCCAATGGGGATACCGGCAAGGCTATTTCACTTTTTCAGAAAGCTATCGCGTTGAATCCTGGGTATTCGCGCGCGTATGACGATCTGGGGTTTGCCTATGTAGGCGAAGACAGCATCGATAAAGCTATACCCATGTTCAACAGGGCAATTGAGCTTGACGCGAACGATTCGTACGGGTACGATGATCTGGGATATGCATACTACAAGAAGGGCGACCTCGAGAAGGCGATAGAATTTCACGAGACGGCAATACGGATTGATCCGAACGACTCTTATGGCTACGCCGCACTAGGGCACTACTACGCGGTGACAGACAGCGTCGACAAAGCCATTCCATTATTGCAGAAGGCAATAGAACTTGATCCTAACAATGCGTTTGCTTACGACAACCTGGGATTTGTGTACGCAGATCTAGATAGTGTCGACAAAGCTATCTTCCTCTATAAAAAGGCGATTGGGATAAGTCCTCAACATCCCCGGGCCTTTTATAATTTGGGAAATGCATTCAGTAAGAAGGGAAACACCGACACTGCAATAGTCATGTATATGAAAGCCATAAAGCTCGATCCAAAGTTTTCAAGCGCATACTACAATCTCGGTCTTGCATACGATAAGAAGGGAGAAACCAGAAAGGGGGCTGATTGTCTTAAGAAGGCCGCCCTGCTCGGGAACAAGGACGCCCAAAGCTGGCTTGAGCAGAACGGCTACGCCAAGTAG
- a CDS encoding response regulator: MYKQSGEGLQNDLLLRSHRSGCQCAILKVCSSRYKILTALGPDEGLLHAEANGGMIHLLLTDVIMRIMSGKELGDKIAMPKPGIKTLSMSGYTANELAPQGILKGGMQFIRKPFTPYALAQIVHETLSSKLENQ, from the coding sequence ATGTACAAACAAAGTGGGGAAGGCCTGCAAAACGACTTGTTACTCCGAAGTCATCGAAGTGGGTGCCAGTGCGCAATATTGAAGGTGTGCTCATCGAGATATAAAATTCTGACTGCCCTTGGACCGGACGAAGGACTGCTGCATGCCGAAGCTAACGGCGGAATGATTCATTTGTTATTAACTGATGTGATCATGCGAATCATGAGCGGGAAAGAATTGGGTGATAAGATTGCCATGCCGAAGCCTGGAATCAAAACACTGTCTATGTCCGGTTACACTGCGAACGAACTCGCTCCTCAGGGAATTCTGAAAGGAGGCATGCAATTCATTCGAAAACCGTTCACCCCATACGCTCTTGCTCAGATAGTCCACGAAACTCTTTCTTCTAAACTTGAGAACCAGTAA
- a CDS encoding YncE family protein: MRKLLSIFGVFALIVCSASAQDSGYKILDKVKLGGEGGWDYLNADPVSGMLFISRGTHVQVMDMEKKTLVADIPNTNGVHGIALAREFGKGYISDGRDTAVTVFDLKDFKTLKVIKIGALNPDAIIYDEVSKRVFTFNGRSSDATAIDAATDSVVGTVPLDGKPEFAQADGAGNIYVNIEDKSTITGFDAKTLKVLKTWSIAPGEEASGLAIDRQHHLLFSVASNKKMIVSDFGTGKVIADVPIGEGPDAAGFDPETQYAFSSNGRDGTLTVVHEDAPDKFTVVDNVKTQMSARTMSIDLKTHRIYLSAAEFGKAPEPTNDNPRPRPPMVPGSFTILILGR; the protein is encoded by the coding sequence ATGCGGAAATTGCTTTCTATCTTTGGCGTCTTCGCACTGATTGTCTGCTCGGCAAGTGCGCAGGATTCGGGATATAAAATTCTGGACAAAGTGAAGCTGGGCGGCGAAGGCGGATGGGATTATCTCAACGCCGATCCCGTGAGCGGGATGCTTTTCATCTCGCGCGGGACTCATGTCCAGGTGATGGATATGGAGAAGAAAACTCTTGTAGCCGACATTCCGAATACGAACGGGGTCCATGGCATCGCGTTGGCGCGCGAGTTTGGAAAAGGATATATCAGCGACGGGCGGGACACAGCCGTCACCGTGTTTGATCTGAAAGATTTCAAGACACTGAAGGTGATCAAGATCGGCGCACTCAATCCCGACGCGATCATCTATGACGAGGTGTCGAAACGCGTGTTCACGTTCAACGGAAGAAGCTCGGATGCCACGGCCATCGATGCCGCGACTGATTCTGTCGTGGGAACAGTGCCACTCGACGGAAAGCCGGAGTTTGCCCAGGCCGATGGTGCGGGAAATATATACGTTAATATAGAGGATAAGAGCACAATCACGGGATTTGACGCGAAGACGCTGAAAGTCCTTAAGACGTGGTCGATTGCTCCGGGCGAAGAGGCCTCCGGTCTTGCCATTGATCGGCAACATCATCTTCTGTTCTCGGTTGCAAGCAACAAAAAGATGATCGTCTCCGATTTTGGGACAGGGAAAGTGATCGCTGACGTGCCGATTGGAGAAGGTCCGGACGCCGCCGGCTTCGATCCGGAAACTCAATATGCATTCAGCTCGAACGGACGCGACGGAACGTTGACAGTGGTACATGAAGATGCACCGGACAAGTTCACGGTTGTCGACAACGTGAAAACACAAATGAGCGCACGCACAATGTCGATCGATTTAAAGACACACCGGATTTATCTCTCGGCCGCTGAGTTCGGTAAAGCGCCTGAACCGACGAATGATAATCCACGACCGCGGCCGCCGATGGTCCCTGGCTCCTTCACCATACTTATTCTGGGCAGATAG
- a CDS encoding carboxypeptidase-like regulatory domain-containing protein, whose amino-acid sequence MLAKAYTCFLAILIVAVASQLSWGATGRITGKVTDASTGDALPGATVQLVGTSMGAATDLEGKYTISNVPAGSYTLQASYIGCNTQMIKIELKEDQQLEKNIQLVAVGVTAKEVVVAAQASGQNAAINQQLTSSNVVNVVSAARIQELPDANAAESVGRLPGISLVRNGGEATQIVIRGLQPQYNMITVDGIPIPSNDAGSISASGAYAAPTNSPGGRAVDVSMISSSSLEGIEVYKTVTPDMDAAVLGGTVNFDIREAKGTHSGAPSVTLLAQGAYNNLMGTYNDYKFVASIEKRFFDDRLGIFVQGIAQRQNLTSNELGGSYYQPDKQDKPDSIVLGSLNLSFDPTLEQRYDGTLTLDYRLPNGKISLVNLLSHGTMTNESHDETYDLANYGNDILFGTQRSTNDLNVMTNILHYQQTVSTINVSMKLSNSYSDNFTPNGWRLVFQQLSAGTGGIPNYENPLQISKAAQNMINLNNMFWQGNATWRSYNKQNDIQGSIDLERSFNLSDEVSVMLKGGGQYKYTTRYYNFDDGYGSLYGGYATGRRLQLVQALPWLTKPPYNLDSTGARNFSILGFYDPNMNFGKFLNGDYGMYSGVTAGTIGTIIDELKTLGQQTAQPETVPDYVPDVYGSLASDYTGNEFRSAEYLMATINLGAELAMITGVRYQGLKTTYTAAQFIGDADATNPYPSSLPHTWVTKDEYHGYLLPDVSLKYDPFLWLSFRGSYTTTLAYPDFSQIVPREDVASNSGHYVVWNNYALKPAYSHNYDVRVAVYDNTVGLLAVSPFLKRIDDLIFGQGTYITDPSKYPGVPSTTKTFSLSTYINSPFPVNVWGIESEWQTHFWYLPGLLSGLVLNVNYTHIFSKATYPYNVTQHSPVYPFPTVHIDSSYNDRLIQQPNDVVNLSLGYDYGQFSILTSMIYQSEVYNGTNFYNALRSDKANYVRWDLAVKQGLPWFGTQLFFDINNLNSANDNYLVRGSGFPTSESDYGLSADLGLRWTLQ is encoded by the coding sequence ATGTTGGCAAAAGCTTATACTTGTTTTCTGGCCATCTTGATCGTTGCGGTAGCATCTCAATTATCGTGGGGCGCCACCGGCAGGATTACAGGCAAGGTTACCGACGCGAGTACCGGCGATGCCCTTCCCGGTGCCACCGTTCAACTTGTTGGAACTTCGATGGGGGCAGCTACAGACCTGGAGGGGAAGTATACAATATCAAATGTTCCGGCGGGTTCTTACACCTTACAGGCGTCATACATCGGCTGTAACACGCAGATGATAAAAATAGAGTTAAAAGAAGATCAGCAGCTTGAAAAAAATATACAGCTGGTGGCGGTGGGTGTCACCGCAAAAGAAGTAGTTGTCGCAGCCCAGGCGAGCGGTCAAAATGCTGCGATCAATCAACAATTGACCTCCAGCAATGTGGTAAATGTTGTCTCTGCGGCGCGTATACAAGAGCTTCCTGATGCAAACGCGGCGGAATCCGTCGGAAGGCTGCCGGGCATTTCACTTGTCAGAAATGGAGGCGAAGCCACGCAGATAGTGATCCGCGGACTTCAACCTCAATACAATATGATAACGGTCGATGGTATACCGATACCATCAAACGATGCTGGCAGCATTTCTGCCAGCGGTGCTTACGCTGCTCCTACTAACAGTCCTGGTGGCCGCGCGGTGGATGTAAGTATGATCTCGTCAAGCTCGCTGGAAGGAATTGAAGTCTACAAAACAGTTACACCTGATATGGATGCCGCTGTTCTTGGTGGTACAGTGAACTTTGACATCAGGGAAGCAAAAGGAACACATTCCGGTGCGCCTTCGGTTACTCTCCTTGCCCAAGGGGCGTATAATAATCTTATGGGTACATATAACGATTACAAGTTTGTCGCGAGCATAGAGAAGAGGTTCTTCGACGACCGTTTGGGAATATTTGTACAAGGAATTGCGCAAAGGCAGAACCTCACTTCGAACGAACTGGGAGGATCATACTATCAACCCGACAAACAGGACAAGCCCGACTCAATAGTCCTCGGCAGCCTGAATCTCTCTTTCGACCCGACACTAGAGCAGCGATATGATGGAACACTAACATTGGATTACAGATTGCCAAACGGCAAGATATCTCTCGTGAATTTGCTAAGTCACGGTACGATGACCAACGAATCCCACGATGAAACTTACGATCTCGCGAACTACGGCAATGATATACTATTCGGAACACAGAGGTCAACCAATGATCTCAATGTCATGACAAATATTTTGCACTATCAGCAGACTGTAAGTACGATCAACGTGAGTATGAAGCTTTCTAATTCGTACTCGGATAATTTTACTCCTAACGGTTGGAGGCTGGTATTTCAGCAGCTCTCAGCAGGGACAGGCGGCATACCGAATTATGAAAACCCTTTGCAGATCTCCAAAGCTGCTCAAAACATGATAAACCTGAATAATATGTTCTGGCAGGGCAACGCGACATGGAGAAGCTACAACAAGCAGAACGATATTCAGGGCTCGATTGACCTGGAGAGGAGTTTCAATCTATCGGACGAAGTCTCTGTGATGCTGAAGGGCGGAGGGCAATATAAATACACCACCCGATATTACAATTTTGACGACGGTTACGGGAGCTTGTATGGTGGCTATGCCACCGGACGCCGATTACAACTTGTTCAGGCTCTCCCATGGCTGACAAAACCGCCGTATAATCTTGATTCTACCGGCGCCAGAAACTTCTCGATTCTTGGATTCTACGATCCAAATATGAATTTTGGAAAATTCCTTAACGGCGACTATGGAATGTATTCCGGAGTAACTGCGGGCACGATCGGTACGATCATCGACGAATTAAAAACCCTTGGTCAGCAAACGGCCCAGCCGGAAACGGTTCCTGACTATGTTCCCGACGTGTACGGAAGTCTCGCGAGTGACTACACTGGAAACGAATTCAGGAGCGCTGAGTATCTGATGGCAACTATTAATCTCGGTGCCGAGTTAGCCATGATCACCGGTGTTCGGTATCAGGGACTTAAGACCACCTATACCGCCGCTCAGTTTATTGGAGATGCGGATGCCACCAATCCGTATCCGAGCTCGCTGCCCCACACCTGGGTAACAAAAGATGAATACCATGGATACTTGCTGCCGGACGTTAGTCTGAAGTATGATCCGTTTCTCTGGCTGAGTTTCCGTGGCTCGTATACTACCACACTCGCGTATCCGGATTTCAGCCAGATCGTGCCGAGAGAGGATGTCGCGAGCAACAGTGGTCACTATGTGGTCTGGAATAATTATGCATTAAAACCCGCGTATTCACATAACTACGATGTCCGGGTGGCGGTATACGACAACACTGTCGGATTACTTGCGGTCAGTCCCTTTCTGAAGCGTATCGATGATTTGATCTTCGGTCAGGGCACGTACATAACCGATCCTTCAAAATATCCGGGGGTTCCCAGTACTACAAAAACATTTTCGCTCTCTACTTATATCAACAGTCCGTTCCCGGTTAATGTCTGGGGAATTGAATCCGAGTGGCAGACGCATTTCTGGTATTTACCCGGTCTTTTGAGCGGACTGGTTCTGAACGTCAATTACACCCACATATTTTCTAAAGCGACATACCCTTACAACGTCACACAGCATTCGCCGGTCTATCCTTTTCCGACAGTACACATAGATTCCTCTTACAACGATAGACTCATCCAGCAGCCAAATGATGTTGTTAACCTTTCGCTTGGATATGATTACGGCCAATTTTCCATTTTAACCTCCATGATATACCAGTCAGAAGTATATAATGGTACGAACTTCTATAACGCGCTTCGTTCCGACAAAGCAAACTACGTACGGTGGGACCTCGCGGTGAAACAAGGTTTGCCATGGTTCGG